The uncultured Dysgonomonas sp. genome contains the following window.
ATCCGCATGCCGGACTTACAGAGAAGGAAAGTGCCCGCATTATCATCGGACATGTTGCAGAAGGAGTGAAGATTGCAAAAAAATATAATCTGCCGCAGCAGATTATCGATTTTATACAGACACACCACGGAAAAGGGAAAGCAAAGTATTTCTATAATTCATATGTAAATAGCCATCCGGATGAAGAGGTGGATGAGGCCGATTTTACTTATCCGGGTCCTAATCCGTTTACCCGTGAAACCGCTTTGTTGATGATGGCCGATACTATAGAGGCCGCATCGCGTAGCCTGAAAGATAACAGTAAAGAAGCAATAAGCGGGCTAGTCAACAGACTTGTAGATTCGCAGGTGGCCGACGGGCTTTTCAAGAATGCGCCGATTACATTTAAAGATATAGAGTTAGCGAAAGAAGTGTTTTCCGAAAAACTGGTAAGTATGCGCCATATGCGTGTAGCCTATCCCGAATTGAAGAAGCAGAATGATGAGACATTGATAGAACAATAAGGATTTTAATACTGTAAAAACTAAAATATAGATGAAAAAATTAGTAGTGTTATCAGCATTTATTTTGCTGACATTGGGTATAAGTGCTCAAAGTGCGGGAAGCGGTTATCAGTTTTCGGTTGTAAAAGAAAATCCGATTACCTCTATCAAGAACCAGGGAAACAGTGGTACTTGCTGGAGTTTTTCAGGACTGGGTTTCCTCGAATCGGAAGTTATCCGTATGGGTAAAGGTGAGCATGATCTGTCGGAAATGTATATTGTACGCCGCAATTATGCAGATAAAGCGGATAAGTTTGTAAGAGTAGGGGGTAACCTTAATTTTGCTCAGGGAGGCTCTTTTGCTGATGTGGTTGAAACGTTAAACGAGTATGGAGTTTTGCCTAACGAAGTTTACACAGGTCTTAACTATGGTGAGACAACACATAAGCACGGCGAAGTTGAGGCCGGACTAGCCGGATATGTGAAAGGAATTAATGAGAATAAGAACAAACGCATCTCTCCTGTATGGAAACAAGGATTGAATGGTATTCTGGATGCTTATTTTGGAATTCTTCCTCAAAACTTTCAATATCAGGGTAAATCTTATACGGCAGAGTCGTTGCGTCAGTCTTTAGGCTTAGATGCTAATAATTATATTTCCTTGACTTCGTATACACATCATCCGTTCTATGCTCCGTTTGCTTTGGAGATTCCTGACAACTGGCGTTGGTCTCTGTCTTACAACCTGCCGATAGATGAGCTGATGCAGACTATCGATGATGCGTTGAATAATGGCTATACAATAGCTTGGGCTTCCGATGTGAGCGAGATAGGTTTTACCCGCAACGGGTTGGCTGTTATTCCTGACGACGAAGCTCCTGAAAATGTAGGTTCGGATCAGGCTCATTGGTTAGGCCTTTCTCAAACAGAGAAAAACAATCGTATAAAATCTAAGATAGAAGAAGGACCTGTGAAGGAAAAAGCGATTACACAGGAGATGCGTCAGATAGCATATGATAATCAGGAAACTACCGACGATCATGGTATGCAGATATATGGTATTGCTAAAGATCAGAATGGAAGCAAGTATTATCTGGTAAAAAACTCTTGGGGTGAAGCTGGTGCATATAAAGGTATCTGGTATGCTTCGGAAGCATTTGTCAAATACAAAACTATGAGCATAATGATACATAAGGATGCTCTACCAAAAGGAATAGCTAAGAAACTTACTCTAAAATAATATGATAATAAGAATAATAGGATTTCTGTTTATATCTTCTCTGTTTAGTGCATGTAACGGGTCTAAGCCGGAGAAGGAGGTAAGCGAAAACATAGTCGTTGAACAATCCGAAATTTCAGCAAAACTTAAAAAAGGGAATATACGGCATACAGTCATGTTTAATCTGAAATATGATGCGGATGCTCCTGAAACCGACAAGTTTTTACAGGACGGACAACGTATTTTAAGTGCTCTTCCTATGGTGAAAAATTTCGAAGTTTCGCGTCAGGTAAGCAGTAAGAATGAATATAAGTTCTATTTTTCGATGGTTTTCGATAATCAGGAAGCCTATACCGCTTATAATGAACATCCTGAGCACGTGAAATTTGTAAAGGAACGTTGGGAGACCGAAGTCACAAATTTTCTGGAGGCGGATTTCATTGCTGTCGAATAATCGGTTATTATATATAATATAGTTTAAAGAGGATGGATATATATTCATCCTCTTTTTTGTGAGAATCTTTTTAACCTTTTTGCTCCGTATTAAAAAATACACTAAAATATTTTGCACATTCAAATAAAAATATTTTCTTTGCAAATATTTCGTAATAGCAAATAAATAGAATGGAACCAATTTGTAAATTAAAAGATATATATAAAGCATTATACAACTTTGAAAAACGTTTTGCGGAAGCTAATGGTATCACTATCAACGAAGGGATGCTTCTTTGCTGCCTCAAAGACGGTAAGCCAAGGTCGGCAAACGAGTTGTGTGACTTTGTGGGATTATCTAATTCGCGTGTTTCACGTGTTATTACCACCGTAGAGGACAAGGGATTTATAGTCCGTGAAATGGGAACTGCCGATAAACGCCAGATGATTTTCACTTTGACGGAATCAGGAAAACAGAAAACAAAAGAAATGCAGGCGCAGGGAATGGATTTTTCCGAACTGACTTCTTTAATTTCAAAGTTGCAGGAATAAAAAATTTAACCAATTAATTGCTAATAGCAAATATTTACATCATAAATTATGAAAGTACTAATAATCGGAGGAGTTGCCGGAGGGGCGACAGCGGCAGCAAGACTCAGGCGTATGAATGAGGATGCGGAAATTATATTATTCGAACGGGGAGAGTATGTATCCTATGCCAATTGCGGGCTGCCATATCATATCGGCGGAACGATAAGCGAGCGCGACAGGTTGTTTGTGCAAACTGTAGATGGATTTACCGACAGGTTTAATATAGATATACGTGTAAAGTCGGAGGTGACAGGCATCAATACTAAAAGCAAAACAGTGACGGTGCATAATCAGACCACGGAAGATACCTATATTGAAAGCTACGATAAACTCATCGTATCTACAGGAGCCGAACCTATAAAGCCGCCTCTGACAGGGAGCGATGACGATCGGATATTCTCCTTACGTAATGTTCCCGATATGGATAAGATAAAACGATATATAGACCAGCACAAACCTAAGACGGCCGTCGTCATTGGTGGCGGCTTTATCGGTTTGGAAATGGTGGAAAACCTACAGGATGCAGGGATAAAGGTGTCTGTTGTAGAACGAGGCAATCAGGTGATGGCTCCTCTCGATTTTGCAATGGCAACTATTGTTCATCAGCATCTGACACAAAAAGGAGTATCGCTATATTTCGAGGAAGGAGTCACCGGTTTTGAATCCGAAGGAGATAAACTGAGCGTATTATTGGAAAAAAGTCCCGCGTTGGATGCCGATATGGTTATCCTTAGTATCGGTGTCCGCCCTGAAACAAAGCTTGCACGGGAAGCCGGACTCGAACTCGGCTCGTTAGGCGGTATCAAGGTGAATGATTATATGCAGACGTCGGATAAGGATGTGTATGCCTTAGGGGATGCA
Protein-coding sequences here:
- a CDS encoding C1 family peptidase; translated protein: MKKLVVLSAFILLTLGISAQSAGSGYQFSVVKENPITSIKNQGNSGTCWSFSGLGFLESEVIRMGKGEHDLSEMYIVRRNYADKADKFVRVGGNLNFAQGGSFADVVETLNEYGVLPNEVYTGLNYGETTHKHGEVEAGLAGYVKGINENKNKRISPVWKQGLNGILDAYFGILPQNFQYQGKSYTAESLRQSLGLDANNYISLTSYTHHPFYAPFALEIPDNWRWSLSYNLPIDELMQTIDDALNNGYTIAWASDVSEIGFTRNGLAVIPDDEAPENVGSDQAHWLGLSQTEKNNRIKSKIEEGPVKEKAITQEMRQIAYDNQETTDDHGMQIYGIAKDQNGSKYYLVKNSWGEAGAYKGIWYASEAFVKYKTMSIMIHKDALPKGIAKKLTLK
- a CDS encoding Dabb family protein; translated protein: MIIRIIGFLFISSLFSACNGSKPEKEVSENIVVEQSEISAKLKKGNIRHTVMFNLKYDADAPETDKFLQDGQRILSALPMVKNFEVSRQVSSKNEYKFYFSMVFDNQEAYTAYNEHPEHVKFVKERWETEVTNFLEADFIAVE
- a CDS encoding winged helix DNA-binding protein is translated as MEPICKLKDIYKALYNFEKRFAEANGITINEGMLLCCLKDGKPRSANELCDFVGLSNSRVSRVITTVEDKGFIVREMGTADKRQMIFTLTESGKQKTKEMQAQGMDFSELTSLISKLQE